A genome region from Cervus elaphus chromosome 18, mCerEla1.1, whole genome shotgun sequence includes the following:
- the LOC122674307 gene encoding hyaluronidase PH-20-like produces MLRHQYIFFRNFVGSNGAPQAVFTFLLVPCCLALDFTAPPLIPNIPFLWAWNAPTDRCGKVFDMPPDLSLFSLVGNPQKDVTGQLITLFYADRLGYYPHIDERTGACKNGGIPQMGSLKNHLDKAAKDIAYYMPTNNVGLAVIDWENWRPTWVRNWKPKDVYRDESIELVLQQNLQLTFKEATKIAKADFEKAAKSFMQETLKLGKLLRPNRLWGYYLFPDCYNHQYNQSNYNGSCFDVEKRRNDALDWLWKESTALYPSIYLNTKLKSSPQAVLFVRNRVQEAIRMSKIASVKSPLPVFLYARPVFTDMLSKFLSQDDLVNTIGESVALGASGIIMWGSINLSRTRQSCMNLGNYLNTILNPYIINVTLAAKMCSQVLCQEKGVCTRKDWNSPDYLHLNPMNFAIQRGKCGKYTVHGKPTLEDLLQFSKKFYCSCYANIRCKKRNIKNIHTINVCIAEDICIEASLNSDHSEHSSGQKKISSTTVNSVSSSTPTAKVSARVPGKDHVSLKIRLSGEALSNTIQRGHKSVDWKNTFRQLYIQNIKNETNY; encoded by the exons ATGCTAAGGCACCAGTATATCTTTTTTAGGAACTTTGTTGGGTCCAATGGAGCACCCCAGGCAGTGTTCACCTTCCTTCTTGTTCCATGTTGTTTGGCTTTGGACTTTACAGCACCCCCTCTTATTCCAAATATTCCTTTCCTGTGGGCCTGGAATGCCCCAACTGACCGTTGTGGTAAAGTATTTGACATGCCTCCAGATCTGAGCCTCTTCTCCTTAGTAGGAAATCCCCAAAAAGATGTTACAGGACAActtattacattattttatgCTGATAGGCTTGGCTACTATCCTCACATAGATGAAAGAACAGGTGCCTGTAAGAATGGTGGAATCCCTCAGATGGGTTCCTTAAAAAATCATTTGGACAAAGCTGCAAAAGACATTGCCTATTACATGCCAACCAACAACGTGGGCTTGGCGGTCATTGACTGGGAAAACTGGAGGCCTACCTGGGTAAGAAACTGGAAACCTAAAGATGTTTACCGGGATGAGTCTATTGAGTTGGTTCTGCAGCAAAATCTACAACTTACTTTCAAAGAGGCTACCAAGATAGCGAAAgcggattttgaaaaggcagcaaAGAGCTTCATGCAAGAGACTTTAAAACTGGGAAAGTTACTTCGGCCAAACCGCTTATGGGGTTATTATCTTTTTCCTGATTGTTACAATCATCAATATAACCAATCTAATTACAATGGAAGTTGCTTTGatgtagagaaaagaagaaatgatgcaCTCGACTGGTTGTGGAAGGAAAGCACTGCCCTTTACCCCTCTATTTATTTGAATACCAAGCTAAAATCTTCTCCACAAGCTGTCCTTTTTGTTCGTAATCGTGTTCAGGAAGCCATTCGGATGTCTAAAATTGCCAGTGTTAAAAGTCCACTTCCAGTTTTTCTATACGCCCGTCCAGTTTTTACCGATATGCTTTCAAAATTTCTTTCTCAg GACGACCTTGTGAATACAATTGGTGAGAGCGTTGCTCTAGGTGCTTCTGGAATCATAATGTGGGGAAGCATCAACTTAAGCCGAACTAGG CAATCTTGCATGAACCTAGGCAATTACTTGAACACCATACTGAATCCTTATATTATCAACGTCACTCTAGCAGCCAAAATGTGTAGCCAAGTGTTGTGCCAGGAGAAAGGAGTGTGTACAAGGAAAGACTGGAATTCACCCGACTATCTTCACCTGAACCCAATGAATTTTGCTATTCAAAGAGGGAAATGTGGAAAATACACCGTACATGGGAAACCCACACTTGAAGACCTGCtacaattttctaaaaaattttattgcagtTGTTATGCCAACATCCGctgtaagaaaagaaatataaaaaacattcATACTATTAATGTATGTATTGCTGAAGATATTTGTATTGAAGCTTCTCTAAACTCAGACCACAGTGAGCACTCTTCTGGCCAGAAAAAGATATCTTCTACCACTGTTAACAGTGTCTCATCCTCCACACCAACTGCCAAAGTGTCTGCACGTGTTCCTGGGAAAGATCATGTGTCCCTCAAAATCAGGCTTTCGGGGGAAGCCCTCTCCAACACCATCCAAAGGGGCCATAAGAGTGTTGACTGGAAAAATACATTCCGTCAGTTATacattcaaaacattaaaaatgagacaaactattaa